In Zingiber officinale cultivar Zhangliang chromosome 1A, Zo_v1.1, whole genome shotgun sequence, a genomic segment contains:
- the LOC122029343 gene encoding uncharacterized protein LOC122029343: protein MGCSHSCQLAAPPPGCVRVIHATGNVVDLQAPVTAGELTGRPPAHVLVSAARLATFGSERLLPGERLAVGGVYFLLPHALLRDESSIVDLATHMGRLLAAAAKRAVPVVDPRKVQPRARVWKPVLDQIEETNP, encoded by the coding sequence ATGGGCTGCTCCCACTCGTGTCAGCTGGCCGCGCCGCCGCCGGGCTGCGTGCGGGTGATCCACGCCACCGGAAACGTGGTTGATTTACAGGCGCCGGTGACGGCAGGCGAGCTCACCGGGCGTCCCCCCGCTCACGTGCTCGTCTCCGCTGCCCGCCTAGCCACATTCGGATCGGAGCGCCTCCTCCCCGGAGAGCGCCTGGCGGTCGGCGGCGTCTACTTCCTCCTCCCCCACGCGCTCCTCCGCGACGAGTCGTCGATCGTCGACCTCGCCACGCACATGGGCCGCCTCCTCGCCGCCGCCGCCAAGCGGGCGGTACCGGTCGTGGACCCGCGTAAAGTACAGCCGCGGGCCCGGGTGTGGAAACCGGTGCTGGATCAGATCGAGGAGACAAACCCTTGA